GTGTCTATGAGGTGTTCCATCTATAACAGCCACATCTCTGTTCATTCATACAAAGCGGTTAGTGTCTAGTCCAGTATGAGCTTCCTTCATTTAATCAAAGAGATAAATATTTATGCAAACAACAATGGATTATATTCGAATAAATAACATTGCAAAGCAAAGAGTCATTTAATAAACATCTGAATATGAGTAAAATCAGTGAAAGAAAGCGACTACGAAAGCAGAAATAGGAACAAGTGCATGAACTTCCACCTCTGTGCGATTCTAGGACTCCATTGACCTTAGAAACTCACTCATGATGCTGATGACCCTGGGTTTCAGTGACGGCCTCTTCGCTGACACCATTCCTCGCTTGGCACTGCACCGTGATCTCCGATAGCTTTATTGACCTTTCTAGGTGATACTTGAGGTCAGAAGAGGTCACCCAGCCTCCACCATCAGCCTCGCTGACCACAGAGGATACTGGGGCCACCTTGACTCCTACACAAGacggaatgagaaaaaaaaatgcctaagaAACTCAGACGAGTCGTTTTCTGAGCGACGAGAGACAGATCCTGAGATCAAATGGGTCTGCCCCTGACGTCTTCAGTTCAGTTGGGCTTCGCCTGAAGCCTGAAcagttttccttttctctcttgatGAGGTTCTGTGTCTGTTGAGGTTACCTATTccttacttcttctttttttaattctgtttctTGCATTTCATGATTTCTTTCCTGTTTTAttgattaaattaataaaaatctattgAACAATGGACGATAGactttcatattatgaatgagaaaaaaattcagCAGAGAAATATTTCGATTCGTTTTTCAGGAAAGGGAACAGTTTTATACAATAACTAGTAATTCATTGAATGATTTTGGATATATACTCCGCGTTATTCACTCCCGAAGAATTGGGAAAAGAATTTCAATGAAGACATCCAATCAAACTAAAGTCAGAGCGGTTCTAACAACAGAAGTTTACGtcgaaaacaagaaataaaacagcaagagagagagagagagagagagagagagagagagagagagagagagagagagagagagaccctgagtGACAATAAATGCCAAGAGGAAAGACACCTACCATGAACCATCCAGGTGATGGAGGCGACCGGGTTGGCCTTTGAAGTGACACACTTGAGGACGAACTCCCGACCAGCCGTTGCGACGGACGGACCCGTTATTTCGACCGTGACGGTTGTCTTTAAAGCACAAGAGGGAATGGAATTCTGAAATCAGATCAACTTGCAGATAACCAAATCTGATTCCCACTGAGATCTTTCGCAACATTCTGAATAATGTATCGTTGCCTAAAACTTTCCAGATGGAATATACATGATCaactatttttttaatagatattttattAGCTAAAGCTTTCCTATGGAAAAGCATGACCACCTATCTCTGAAAGTATATGAATCATACGTAGCGCGAAAAGGTCTTACTGATATTAAAATAACGAAATGAACAATATGAATTTTGATTGCGTGAGTTTCAggactttaaatgaaaaaaaaacttgcctgtactttttatacatttaaacGATAAGGTTTAGGTCACTCAattcacatatctatatattaaaaaagcaaataccacaggaaaatgataggcaaaaatacaagcgctttcgtcctaataaaaacgaaagcgcttggatttctgcctatcattttcctgtggtattcgcttatacacatatatttatagtatatatttatagtatatatatatatattatatatatatatatatatatatatatatatatatatatatatatatatatatatatatatatatatatatataatatatatatatatggaatacttTTTAGAAAAACAACACGCAGTAGGACTTACAGCGAAGGACTTCCTTCACTATATACTCACAGAGAACGCTAAGCGTGACGTCATCCGCAAGCAGGAGTCCGCGCGAGACTTCGTTCTGGGCTCTGCATTCGTAACGGGCGCCGTCGTCTCTCCCGTCACCGCCCACCGAAGGGTGGCTTCCGCCTCTCCTCCGTCTTCGGAGGCGGCCTTCGACGAGTGGGTGATATTCGGGTGCTGCTGCAGTAAACGCCCGTCTCTGTACCAGGAGAGTTGTGGCGTGGGTTCCCGCCCGTGGATCGGCAGGATAGGGACAGGAGTTCGCCCTCCTTCAGAATGTGGCCTGGTGTGTGTCCGTGATGACTGGGCCTTGGgagggtctgagagagagagagagagagagagagagagagtttgtgagaATGGTTCCTCCCGAGCTGAGGGATTTGTGTGGAGTTGGTGGAACAAAGTTCTCAGGGGAGGCGATGTTTTCAGATTAGAATACTTAGAagttttctctatattttccgaatagcgctattcggaaaatagagaagaatctctacaagtgtaacaagtagccattacctttaataaaatatctacttattattattattattattattattattattattattattattattatttattaattatatttagaaGGAGAATCAAGCAGTTTCTCGAAAGATCTCGactacttagaatttttttttttaatgaaaatgatataaagttagcctattattattattattaattaacaattattatcattatcacaaatGAGGAGATGAACTCGAACTAAGAGAAACACCCCAAATATTCTTCATCAAGTAAAATCTCGTCTCGCCCAAAGAACCATTTCCAGCTATAGAAAGAGAACAAGTTAAAAAGTACAAGAATAAATAGGCACATGCATTCAGTGAAAAACAGACTCAAAGTACTGCAGACAAATGGAGATTGCCCTGGCATTCCCTGGAGCTCCCACCAATACTTCGATTTCGACCAGATCTATTGATAAAACTGCccattttttcaataataggAATCATCGGAACAGAATCAGAAATATCACACTAGACTTTCTGTAAGCGACCAAAGGTTCCTTTACTTTTACAATGAGCAGAAATCATAATCATGCAGACAGCAGTAAGACCCACATACGCTGTCTAGAGgacattttgaaagaaataatgTGAATAATTCTGGATGTGGACATAGAACAAATTCAGAAAAAGATTCAATAATGGAAGGTGTAATACAAATAAAGTGTTTTCATTTAGTTTATGGTACGACGATGTTTTGTCAGAAGAATAGAGACACTTCAAGataaggatattaaaatcattaaaAGGTTTTAGCCTAAGATCCTTTGCACAGAGAAGATATTCTACAAATAAAACGCATAAAACTGAattagaaaacttcaagaaaAGATCGAAGGACCAATTAGCAGAAAGGAAATCGTAAAAAGTTtcgtatttgtgtgtttttttttctttgtatataaaaagagaagtttgatattactttattttattactttatttatgaaaacaaaCTTGATATTCCTCAACTGAAAACGAGATGAATCAGGGTGGATAAATATGTATTgggtaaagaaaaatatttcaaaaacaatcatcctaattcttcttctttcttttaaccTTCCAGACTTTCAGCCCAACATCCAACATCACaaggaacaatcccaccacactcacactcacaatCACAGTATCCAGACACAATCCCATTGCCGCTTTCTTGTGCCACCAGAGACAGAAGGGGCTGTGGTACTCACGTAAGACCGAGAGGGTGACCGAATCCACCAGCGCCTTGTGGGACCTGGCGAACGTGGGATGGAGGGCGCGACAGGTGTACTGTTGACCGTCGTCTTGGACACTTGGCACCACCAAGAGACGACTCTGACGCTCCATCTCTTCGTCTCGGGGGATATGTGGTCAGCCCTCTCCGTGTGGAGGCCTGGTCGGGAGGGACTGACTTGTTAGGGCTGCTTTGATGATGGGCTGGTTGGTAGGAATTCTATACTTGTGTTCAGAGGGCGGAAAGAACTGTTTAGACGTTTATCTGGGAAGTAAGTTTGATGTGATTGGAAAGAGGTTATGATTGAATtattgaaatacacacacacacacacacacacacacacacacacacacacacatatatatatatatattatatatatatatatatatatatatatatatatatatatatattatatatatatatatatatatgtatatatatatattgtgtgtgtgtgtgtgtgtgtgtgtgtgtgagtgtgtgtgagtgtgtgtttctaTGAACCTTTTTAGCACATTACCGTGACGTTTTCTAAACACAAGCATTAAGCCATATATGTtgtttaatatgcaaatattatacTATGTAAGGATTCAGTGTGAACAAAATGCCACCCTATCACAATTAAAGTTGAACGTGTTTACTCTACAAAAACCGAAGCATTAAAGAGGACGATACTTTTtccattatagataaattcaGCACAATGTGGCAGACAGGGTCATTGTTGTCGTCTGCCAACAGAGAGGAACGGAAGTTCCCTTTTCGCTACGAACGTTTGGGGAATAAAACGTTTGTATGGGTGGAGGGAAATAGCGAGGCGTCTCTCCACCTTTTCAAAGGTGCACAGCAGGTCACAAGAAGGGAAACTCGGGATTCCAGGGCTGAGATAATTGGATTCttcccaaaaaaggaaaaaaaagaattcgcggatttaaatacatttacacgtGCCAGGATGTTCGTCGAtactgaaagtctctctctctctctctctctctctctctctctctctctctctctctctctctcttaatgacaaacttgaattcagtaaacataacattctaaaattaccctatgatgaaaggtttttagatattcctagaattttaaagctttttaacaaaaatgttgttttcagtaatattaatgtcatgagtttagtaataaaaaattctcctaaagatcttccaggctgcatatatgaaattccttgcaaaaagtgtgataaagtctattacggacaaaccggtaaatctctttcacaacgtcacAAACAGCACCAattttctgtgagaactgggcaaatatcgaatgtattatttgtacatatgagagatttagatcatcctattaactggagtcaagcaagagccttaatcccatgtaatgacacagttaaaaggaatatcattgaatcttgtttcatcaagtcaaataatggaaatgttctaaatttaagtcttggtttatttgaacttgataccttcataatgaaaaaagttgtagataattataagcaacaaaattaatatattcagtttttacatgttttggactgtacggatactttgtagtttcggttagggttaaatctatgtttaattttgtgaccgtgtgatacccgataatcctggattatctctttaagttttacccttttgaccattaaccatctggtattcttgatcttattgtttaccggataactttctctccaactttatttcattcattccttgacaatgtcttagtaaagacgaaagcgcttggatttctgactatcattttcctgtgggattcgcttattatatatatatgaggttttagtctttcTCTTTagcgaagatagatatatgaggttgtagtccacaggggaacaaagaaaagatcatcAGAACTGTTTATTTATAACAGCtatcgataagggccagtggagacTATGAAACGGgtgagctaatatatatataaatatatatatatatatatatatatatatatatatatatatatatatatatatatatatatatatatatatatatatatatatatatatatgactggtaagaatgttctgttacaacagaattccatctaataaaaggagcccgtaaaatcaccataatatagagagaaaagtactatatttcagagactgctgtctccctcttcaggtagatgaaagagaaaagtttacagaaaaggtggtattaattTATAGCAAGAGTCAagtgatggaatcggccttaataaaagagaggcaggtaatgaacatctcaaaaggagcatggatttcagatatgatcgacaaggttttcattaaaCCAACgcataagaagattaaaggaagattatcagcgggggtgacctaaattggcttgcctgtggatggactcttggtatataccaccttttcttttctgtaaacttttctcattcatatacctgaagagggagacagcaatctctgaaatatagtacttttctctctatattttggtgtttttatgggctccttttattagatggaattctgttgtaacagaacatttttaccagtcatatatatatatatatatatatatatatatatatatatagatatatatatatatatatatatatatatatagtatataatatatatatatatagatatataatatatatatatatatatatatatatatatatatatatacatatatataagtctatcacattaccgtgattcatacacatatatcgaactacaaatgtcctttaatatctaattcgctctacctcggaattaatatattttcatatatgttttaaccgagggggaatttattaagcgataatagaattggcgatcgacgggcgcgaaccatcgacctctcaattccaggactggcagtgaagccccagaccaccccgccaggtagagcaaattagatattaaaggacatttgtagttcgtataatacatatatatatatatatatatatatatatatatatatatatatatatatatatatatatatatatatatatgcatttgttcgTGCAAGCGCggatgtttggagagagagagagagagagagagagagagagagagagagagagagagagaacctaaccTTTCAGAAATCTACCCTTAGTCTGACCTCCACTTACTGTCATCCAACATGAGACCATTGCGGTACCAAGCTATGGAGGGGGCGGGTCTGGCACCGTTGACGAGGCACTGCAGGTACAGGTTGTGACCCTCTGTGCCCTGCACGACGCTGCTGTCGGCGCCCCTGATGATGTTCAGGCTGGTTGGAGCCACTGGGTGGAGAGAGGTCATTCATTGCCTATTGAAATCTTTCATGTCTATATTATTGGACTGATCATTGACCTGAACATGAAATACATCGTCCCGTTTTCTAGATCTTTCGAATATAGTTTTGATATAGGGGTAGAAAGAGGAAATGGTTTTGATAATACGAAGCTTACAGTGAAAACAATGCTGAGGTAATGGTTCATATTAGGATTAATTTTTCAAAAGGAAAGTTTTGTGTTGAAGTCATATTATGCCCCACGGGAGCTTTATTCAGTGGATATGGATATAAATTATTATCTTCATGTTAAATGTGTCGTTTGGAAGAGTCCATTAGTTTCTGTTaccaatactactactacaaggACCAATGTCATTCATATTATAGCTAAGCACCTACTCTTTCTTAAGTCTCTCTCAAGCTGCTAATAAGAGAATAAACGCATGGAAATTTACATAGATgccgaaataaaattaaattaaatagaataacaaacaacagctaaaaagaaaaacgaaatcaCCCAAAATGTATACGAGTAGAATGAAAAAGAGTCTGCTTCAAAtctaaataaacttttttttttttacgtcaaacGAAAAGAGACTCAGCTACATGAGTCTACATACATTTCTACGCTTTCAATTTCTCACGTTGAAATTGTCGTTTGTTACCTCCATTcacggttaatatatatatatatatatatatataatatatatatatatatatatatatatatatatataatatatatatatatatatactacatatacatatatataatatatatatatatatatatatatatatatattatatatatatatatatatatatatatgtgtgtgtgtgtgtgtgtgtggtgtgtgtgtgtgtgtgtgtgtgtgtgtgtaaggattgAGTGTGACCAAAATTCCGCCCTATCACTAGGAGGAATTTTAAAAAGTCATCCGCAGTCTGGGAATGACTTAAGAAGGAGTAGGTGAATTAATTGTAACATGAATGATGTTGGCCCCAGATGTGGTAGTAGTTTGAGTAGTTTGACGCAAATACCAGGATGAtagcatttcttttattattgatattaactGAATAAATCATAATATGACGTCAAAGTTAAAGGCTCATTTTAACCAGTGTTCCTCGGCCCTTTTTCCCGGTTTTGTGACCCTAAATACAGTCTTAACCTGGACCAGCGACCCTAAATGTGTGAATAAGTAGAGATATAATCCTACCCTTGTTATGTTACAGTTCTGCTTGCAAGTGTTTATGGGTTAACGTCATTCTATTTATGTAAGTTTACATTGAGTGacacaatgaattttaataaattttaaagtaCGTGTCCCGGAGAATCTTCACGTTGTCCTACGGAAGTAAATTAGCTCCTTAACTCAAAATCAAAATGTGAAAATCtgtgaattatcattattaatattattgatattatttatgtcttaaaaatccataattatatatgagAGTATATTACTGgttgttttacatagtaatatactcttatacataattgtggatttttattatatagattgttcttcacgagatattgtgaatttcttaacattaatattattatatatgctggaagaagacttcattacTCACAGGTTTTATTGTAAGTAAAGGCTATTTCAgttgcgtttattttgtatagaattttgTTCTCCATTCTCTATTACTGACTTTGCTTCTGTCCTCAAATTGGCTATTAGAGCGCCCAATGAGGGATTCCTgacaaaaacgtggtatttgtcaaataccacgtttttgtcaggaatcccccatttggcgtctgTGTTAACAGCCactttgagtacagaagaaatgtCAGTAATACGAAGAATCGAGAGAAACTTATATACCAAATAAACGCAGCTGATAACCAACCATATTTTCAATAatacctaatattattatataacaagaATCTCTAGCGACcctcagagaaaaatgaaggATTTGGGCAGCGACCATGGGTTGGAAACCACTGcagtttaaacaaataaaaaatcatacgAACCATTGCCATAGCATTGTTTTCATGGAGCCtatagtttgtttttctttgttgctTCATAGCTGCTGGGATTCTTCAAAATGGAAGAGATGACACATTTAATCTAATGTATTTAATGTCTACGTTTCTTTAGAGGAAAGTTACTGTATTACGTTTAGTCATTGTTCTATCTGATTTTTTGGGACTTCTCTATCCATTTGAATGAcccgaaaatgaaaagaaacaggatTTAACAAAAGTTATtcttatatgaattttatatcctttctaataataataataaattagtaataataataataataataataataaataataataatatccagctAACGACTCTCACCCATAAACAGTGACGTTAGCAGAGGCCGCCAAGGCACTGGTGTCAGTAGTGGGACCCACTTGGCACTGGT
This is a stretch of genomic DNA from Macrobrachium nipponense isolate FS-2020 chromosome 38, ASM1510439v2, whole genome shotgun sequence. It encodes these proteins:
- the LOC135209812 gene encoding uncharacterized protein LOC135209812, whose translation is MTSLHPVAPTSLNIIRGADSSVVQGTEGHNLYLQCLVNGARPAPSIAWYRNGLMLDDSLHTERADHISPETKRWSVRVVSWWCQVSKTTVNSTPVAPSIPRSPGPTRRWWIRSPSRSYVSTTAPSVSGGTRKRQWDCVWILPHSEGGRTPVPILPIHGREPTPQLSWYRDGRLLQQHPNITHSSKAASEDGGEAEATLRWAVTGETTAPVTNAEPRTKSRADSCLRMTSRLAFSVSI